From Pogoniulus pusillus isolate bPogPus1 chromosome 5, bPogPus1.pri, whole genome shotgun sequence, the proteins below share one genomic window:
- the BLZF1 gene encoding golgin-45, with protein MSSLEKVEDASSPIRGPGDGMETEQTGEAAEIITGANATNRQIHHSPLKKTVSSLSPGVLQLGKIHADKSVEIEAIRIVVPKAAITHVVPTKNAKVAKSVGHKGDVFHQSDGATDPKKEQTELKNAVEKLKNSEKRLLQDKEGLSNQLRIQTEVNRELKKLLVASVGDDLQYHFERMAREKNQLILENEVLGRNLSQLSEQLERMSIQCDVWRSKFLASRVMSDELTNTRAILQRQTRDAQSAIQDLLSERDQFRREMSDTHKLLEELMVSLQWGRQQTYYPSAQPYTTTELAAVNCKLAKAVSSHLLGNTGTNSPKKTSAAVEFCNTPAEKMAEMVLHVLDPAAHTETSTEVSFSETSPSSFLSTKKNIGRFHPYTRYEDVTFNCCNHCQGELIAL; from the exons ATGTCATCTTTAGAAAAAG ttgaggatgcctcaTCACCCATCCGAGGACCTGGAGATGGCATGGAAACAGAACAGAcaggtgaagcagcagaaataaTCACTGGAGCCAATGCTACAAACCGTCAGATCCACCACAGCCCACTTAAGAAGACAGTCTCCTCCCTGAGTCCTGGAgttctgcagctggggaaaATCCATGCCGATAAATCAGTGGAGATTGAAGCTATTCGTATAGTAGTCCCCAAAGCAGCTATCACCCATGTTGTTCCAACTAAAAACGCTAAGGTAGCTAAATCAGTGGGACATAAAGGAGATGTGTTTCATCAGTCAGATGGAGCCACAGATCCCAAGAAAGAACAGACAGAGCTGAAAAATGCAGTTGAAAAGCTAAAGAATTCAGAAAAGCGGCTGCTGCAGGATAAAGAAGGTCTCTCTAATCAGCTGCGCATACAGACAGAG GTGAatcgggagctgaagaaattGCTTGTTGCTTCTGTTGGGGATGATCTGCAGTACCACTTTGAACGGATGGCTCGTGAGAAAAATCAGCTCATCCTAGAAAATGAGGTTCTGGGCCGGAATTTATCCCAGTTATCGGAGCAATTGGAGCGCATGTCCATACAGTGTGACGTGTGGAGAAGCAAATTCCTGGCAAGCAG GGTTATGTCTGATGAACTAACCAACACCAGAGCAATTCTTCAGCGTCAAACCAGGGATGCACAAAGTGCAATCCAGGACTTGCTGAGTGAACGCGATCAGTTCCGTCGAGAAATGAGTGATACACAcaa GCTCTTGGAGGAGCTGATGGTTTCTCTTCAATGGGGCAGACAACAGACATACTATCCTAGTGCCCAGCCTTACACCAcaacagagctggcagctgtgaaCTGTAAGCTAGCCAAAGCTGTGAGTTCACATCTTCTTGGAAATACTGGCACTAACAGTCCGAAAAAGACTTCAGCAGCTGTGGAGTTTTGCAATACCCCTGCTGAGAAAATGGCTGAAATG GTGCTACATGTACTGGATCCAGCTGCACATACAGAAACCTCAACTGAAGTTTCTTTTTCTGAgacctctccttcctccttcctttccacaAAGAAGAATATTGGAAGGTTTCACCCATATACAAGATATGAAGATGTAACTTTTAACTGTTGCAATCATTGTCAAGGAGAGCTGATTGCCCTTTAA